The Pseudomonas sp. TH06 genome has a window encoding:
- the ssuC gene encoding aliphatic sulfonate ABC transporter permease SsuC, producing the protein MKKIIHSLAPWALPVLLLAVWQLSVSAGWLSTRILPAPVAVIEAGVSLVRSGEIWTHLAISGWRAALGFTIGGSIGLALGFITGLSKWGERLLDSSVQMIRNVPHLALIPLVILWFGIDESAKIFLVALGTLFPIYLNTYHGIRNVDPALVEMARSYGLSGFSLFWQVILPGALPSILVGVRFALGFMWLTLIVAETISASSGIGYLAMNAREFLQTDVVVLAILLYAVLGKLADLAARGLERVWLRWHPAYQVAKGGAA; encoded by the coding sequence ATGAAGAAAATTATCCACAGCCTCGCGCCCTGGGCGTTGCCGGTGTTGTTGCTGGCGGTGTGGCAGTTGTCGGTGTCGGCCGGTTGGTTGTCGACACGGATCCTGCCGGCACCGGTGGCGGTGATCGAGGCCGGCGTCAGTCTGGTGCGCAGCGGCGAGATCTGGACGCACCTGGCGATCAGCGGCTGGCGCGCGGCGCTGGGTTTCACCATCGGCGGCAGCATTGGTCTGGCGCTGGGCTTTATCACCGGCCTGTCGAAGTGGGGCGAGCGCCTGCTCGACAGCTCGGTGCAAATGATCCGCAACGTGCCACACCTGGCGCTGATTCCGCTGGTGATCCTGTGGTTCGGCATCGACGAGTCGGCGAAGATTTTTCTGGTGGCGCTGGGGACGTTGTTCCCGATCTACCTCAACACTTATCACGGCATCCGCAACGTTGATCCAGCGCTGGTGGAGATGGCTCGCAGTTATGGACTCAGCGGTTTCAGCCTGTTCTGGCAGGTGATTCTGCCGGGTGCGCTGCCTTCGATTCTGGTCGGCGTGCGTTTTGCGCTGGGCTTTATGTGGCTGACGTTGATCGTCGCCGAAACCATTTCTGCCAGTTCGGGCATCGGCTATCTGGCGATGAATGCCCGGGAGTTTCTGCAGACCGACGTGGTGGTGCTGGCGATCCTGCTTTATGCGGTGCTGGGCAAACTCGCTGACCTCGCGGCTCGCGGACTTGAACGTGTGTGGTTGCGCTGGCATCCGGCCTATCAGGTTGCCAAAGGAGGTGCGGCATGA
- a CDS encoding TOBE domain-containing protein, which yields MTIKAINVRNQFKGSIKEIVLGDVLSEIDVQTASGIVTSVITTRSVKELELVVGSEVIAFVKSTEVSIAKL from the coding sequence ATGACTATCAAAGCCATCAACGTGCGCAACCAGTTCAAAGGCTCGATCAAGGAAATCGTCCTCGGCGACGTGCTGTCGGAAATCGACGTGCAGACCGCTTCGGGCATCGTCACTTCGGTGATCACCACCCGTTCGGTCAAGGAGCTGGAACTGGTGGTCGGCAGCGAAGTGATCGCCTTTGTGAAATCCACCGAGGTGTCGATCGCCAAGTTGTAA
- a CDS encoding glutamine synthetase family protein: protein MSVPPRAVQLNEANAFLKEHPEVLYVDLLIADMNGVVRGKRIERTSLHKVYEKGINLPASLFALDINGSTVESTGLGLDIGDADRICYPIPDTLCNEPWQKRPTAQLLMTMHELEGDPFFADPREVLRQVVAKFDELGLTICAAFELEFYLIDQENVNGRPQPPRSPISGKRPHSTQVYLIDDLDEYVDCLQDILEGAKEQGIPADAIVKESAPAQFEVNLHHVADPIKACDYAVLLKRLIKNIAYDHEMDTTFMAKPYPGQAGNGLHVHISILDKDGKNIFASEDPEQNAALRHAIGGVLETLPAQMAFLCPNVNSYRRFGAQFYVPNSPCWGLDNRTVAIRVPTGSSDAVRIEHRVAGADANPYLLMASVLAGVHHGLTNKIEPGAPVEGNSYEQNEQSLPNNLRDALRELDDSEVMAKYIDPKYIDIFVACKESELEEFEHSISDLEYNWYLHTV from the coding sequence ATGTCGGTACCCCCGCGTGCCGTTCAGCTTAACGAAGCGAACGCGTTCCTTAAGGAACATCCTGAGGTTCTGTACGTTGACCTTCTGATTGCGGATATGAATGGTGTGGTGCGCGGCAAGCGCATTGAACGCACCAGCCTCCACAAGGTTTACGAGAAAGGCATCAACCTGCCGGCCTCTCTATTTGCTCTGGATATCAATGGTTCGACGGTGGAAAGCACCGGCCTGGGCCTGGACATCGGCGACGCCGATCGTATCTGCTATCCAATCCCCGACACCCTGTGCAACGAGCCATGGCAGAAGCGTCCAACCGCGCAATTGCTGATGACCATGCACGAACTCGAAGGTGACCCGTTCTTCGCCGATCCGCGCGAAGTGCTCCGTCAAGTTGTTGCAAAGTTTGACGAGCTTGGCTTGACCATCTGCGCCGCGTTCGAACTCGAGTTCTACCTGATCGACCAGGAAAACGTGAACGGCCGTCCACAGCCGCCACGCTCGCCGATCTCCGGTAAACGCCCGCACTCGACTCAGGTCTACCTGATCGACGACCTCGATGAATACGTCGACTGCCTCCAGGACATTCTGGAAGGTGCCAAAGAGCAAGGCATCCCGGCCGACGCCATCGTCAAGGAAAGTGCCCCGGCGCAGTTCGAAGTGAACCTGCACCACGTCGCCGACCCGATCAAGGCGTGCGACTACGCGGTACTGCTCAAGCGTCTGATCAAGAACATCGCCTACGACCATGAAATGGACACCACCTTCATGGCCAAGCCGTACCCGGGCCAGGCAGGTAACGGTCTGCACGTACACATTTCGATTCTGGATAAAGATGGCAAAAACATTTTTGCCAGCGAGGATCCCGAGCAGAACGCCGCGCTGCGTCACGCGATCGGCGGTGTGCTCGAGACCCTGCCCGCGCAGATGGCTTTCCTCTGCCCGAACGTCAACTCGTACCGTCGTTTCGGCGCTCAGTTTTACGTGCCGAACTCGCCGTGCTGGGGTCTGGACAACCGCACCGTGGCGATTCGCGTACCGACCGGCTCGTCCGATGCCGTGCGTATCGAACACCGCGTGGCCGGCGCCGACGCCAACCCGTACCTGCTGATGGCTTCAGTCCTGGCCGGTGTGCATCACGGTCTGACCAACAAGATCGAACCGGGCGCGCCTGTCGAAGGCAACAGCTACGAGCAGAACGAACAAAGCCTGCCAAACAACTTGCGCGACGCCCTGCGTGAGCTGGACGACAGCGAGGTCATGGCCAAGTACATCGATCCGAAATACATCGATATCTTCGTTGCCTGTAAGGAAAGTGAGCTGGAGGAGTTCGAACACTCCATCTCCGACCTTGAGTACAACTGGTATCTGCATACCGTTTAA
- a CDS encoding TetR/AcrR family transcriptional regulator, with amino-acid sequence MTRPAPVRKPRARSQARIDSILDAARTLLASEGVASLSIYSVAERAQIPPSSVYHFFASVPALLEALTADVHAAFRACLQAPIDHEALRDWRDLSRLVERRMLEIYDEDAAARQLILAQHGLTEVTQADRQHDIELGDLMHKLFDHHFELPRLPTDVDVFALAMELGDRVYARSVQQHGQITPRMAEEGMRVFDAYLGLYLPLYLPKRTAVV; translated from the coding sequence ATGACGCGTCCCGCCCCCGTCCGCAAACCCCGTGCCCGCAGTCAGGCGCGGATCGATTCGATACTCGACGCCGCGCGTACGCTGCTGGCCTCCGAGGGTGTGGCCAGTCTGTCGATCTACAGCGTGGCCGAGCGCGCGCAGATTCCGCCCTCCTCCGTGTATCACTTCTTCGCCAGCGTCCCGGCATTGCTCGAAGCACTGACCGCCGACGTTCACGCCGCGTTTCGCGCCTGCCTGCAAGCACCGATCGATCACGAGGCCTTGCGCGACTGGCGTGATCTGTCGCGTCTGGTCGAACGGCGAATGCTGGAGATCTACGACGAAGACGCCGCCGCCCGCCAGTTGATCCTTGCCCAGCACGGGCTCACCGAGGTGACTCAGGCTGACCGTCAGCACGACATCGAGCTGGGCGACCTGATGCACAAACTGTTCGACCACCATTTCGAATTGCCGCGACTGCCAACCGACGTCGATGTCTTCGCGCTGGCGATGGAGCTGGGCGACCGCGTCTACGCCCGGTCAGTCCAGCAACACGGGCAGATCACCCCGCGCATGGCGGAGGAAGGCATGCGCGTATTCGATGCCTACCTGGGTTTGTACCTGCCGCTTTACCTGCCCAAGCGCACAGCTGTCGTCTGA
- a CDS encoding polyamine ABC transporter substrate-binding protein — translation MPIFSSLRNALLATAGLTFAVGAQAAGTVHIYNWSDYIGETTLADFQKATGIKPVYDVFDSNETLEGKLLAGRTGYDVVVPSNHFLGKQIKAGAFQKLDKSQLPNYSNLDPVLLKRLEQNDPGNLYAVPYLWGTNGIGYNVDKVKAVLGIDKIDSWSVLFEPENIKKLHSCGVAFLDSADEMMPTVLNYMGLNANSTDPKDYAKATDKLLAVRPYVTYFHSSKYIGDLANGDICVAIGFSGDIFQAKHRAEEAKKGVNIAYSIPKEGGALWFDMLAIPKDSSNVKEAHAFINYLLKPEVIAQVSDYVGYANPNPGSDKLMEQSIRTDEAVYPPQAVLDKTYVSVELPANIQRLMTRSWTKVKSGK, via the coding sequence TTGCCTATTTTTTCTTCTTTGCGCAATGCCCTGCTGGCCACTGCCGGCCTGACGTTTGCTGTCGGTGCCCAGGCCGCCGGTACGGTGCATATTTATAACTGGTCGGACTACATCGGCGAGACGACCCTGGCTGATTTCCAGAAAGCCACCGGGATCAAACCGGTCTACGACGTGTTCGATTCCAACGAAACCCTGGAAGGCAAGCTGCTGGCCGGGCGTACCGGTTACGACGTGGTCGTGCCGTCGAACCACTTCCTCGGCAAGCAGATCAAGGCAGGCGCGTTCCAGAAGCTCGACAAGTCGCAGTTGCCGAACTATTCCAATCTCGACCCGGTGCTGCTCAAACGTCTGGAACAGAACGATCCGGGCAACCTGTACGCCGTGCCGTACCTGTGGGGCACCAATGGCATCGGTTACAACGTCGACAAGGTCAAGGCTGTGCTCGGTATCGACAAGATCGATTCCTGGAGCGTGCTGTTCGAGCCCGAAAACATCAAGAAGCTGCACAGCTGCGGCGTAGCGTTCCTCGATTCGGCCGATGAAATGATGCCGACCGTGCTCAACTACATGGGCCTGAACGCCAACAGCACCGATCCCAAGGATTACGCCAAGGCCACCGACAAGTTGCTCGCGGTGCGTCCTTACGTGACCTACTTCCACTCGTCCAAATACATCGGCGACCTGGCCAACGGCGACATCTGCGTGGCCATCGGTTTCTCCGGTGACATCTTCCAGGCCAAGCACCGCGCCGAGGAAGCCAAGAAAGGCGTGAACATCGCTTATTCGATTCCAAAAGAAGGCGGCGCACTGTGGTTCGACATGTTGGCGATTCCAAAGGACTCGTCCAACGTCAAGGAAGCCCACGCCTTCATCAACTATTTGCTGAAACCTGAGGTGATCGCTCAGGTCAGTGATTACGTCGGTTATGCCAACCCCAACCCGGGGTCGGACAAGCTGATGGAGCAGTCCATTCGCACCGACGAAGCGGTTTATCCACCGCAAGCAGTCCTCGACAAGACTTATGTATCGGTCGAGTTGCCAGCCAATATTCAGCGTTTGATGACCCGTAGCTGGACCAAGGTCAAGTCGGGCAAATAA
- a CDS encoding glutamine amidotransferase, producing the protein MSRLPLIGITDCSQQSGLHAHHISGDRSVRSAAGMARGLPTIPSSMAAKTAASDILDVRQSILFMAFPSNIDLFLPQSLCRLATRAHDSARLDCAQEMQRQRKGQVSSSFIVYARCQA; encoded by the coding sequence ATGTCTCGCCTGCCGTTAATCGGCATCACCGACTGCTCGCAACAGTCCGGTCTGCATGCTCATCACATCAGTGGCGACAGATCCGTCCGTAGCGCAGCCGGCATGGCTCGCGGCTTGCCGACGATACCTTCGTCCATGGCAGCTAAAACGGCGGCGTCCGATATTCTGGACGTTCGGCAAAGCATTCTGTTTATGGCGTTTCCCTCCAATATAGATCTCTTTCTTCCTCAAAGCCTGTGCCGCCTGGCCACTCGTGCTCACGATTCTGCACGCCTGGACTGTGCACAGGAAATGCAACGCCAGCGTAAAGGGCAGGTAAGCTCCTCTTTCATTGTCTATGCGCGGTGCCAGGCGTAA
- a CDS encoding glutamine synthetase family protein, producing MSNNLDQLTDWLKDHKITEVECMIADLTGITRGKISPTNKFIAEKGMRLPESVLLQTVTGDYVEDDIYYELLDPADIDMICRPDQNAVYMVPWAIEPTAQVIHDTYDKQGNPIELSPRNVLKKVLKLYADKGWQPIVAPEMEFYLTKRSDDPDYPLQPPIGRSGRPEIGRQSFSIEAANEFDPLFEDVYDWCELQELDLDTLIHEDGTAQMEINFRHGDALSLADQILVFKRTMREAALKHDVAATFMAKPMTGEPGSAMHLHQSIIDIETGKNVFSNEDGTMSQLFLHHIGGLQKLIPELLPLFAPNVNSFRRFLPDTSAPVNVEWGEENRTVGLRVPDAGPQNRRVENRLPGADANPYLAIAASLLCGYIGMVEGLNPSAPVVGRGYERRNLRLPLTIEDALERMENSATIEKYLGKTFITGYVAVKRAEHENFKRVISSWEREYLLFAV from the coding sequence ATGAGTAACAACCTCGACCAGCTCACCGATTGGTTGAAAGACCACAAGATCACAGAAGTCGAATGCATGATCGCCGACTTGACCGGTATCACCCGGGGCAAGATCTCGCCGACCAACAAGTTCATCGCCGAAAAAGGCATGCGCCTGCCAGAGAGTGTTCTGTTGCAGACCGTGACCGGCGACTACGTCGAAGACGACATCTATTACGAGCTGCTCGACCCGGCCGACATCGACATGATCTGCCGCCCCGACCAGAACGCCGTGTACATGGTGCCATGGGCCATCGAGCCGACCGCTCAGGTAATCCACGACACCTACGACAAGCAAGGCAACCCGATCGAGCTGTCGCCGCGCAACGTCCTCAAGAAGGTACTCAAGCTCTACGCCGACAAGGGCTGGCAGCCGATTGTGGCGCCGGAGATGGAGTTCTACCTGACCAAGCGCAGCGACGACCCTGACTATCCGTTGCAGCCGCCAATCGGCCGCTCGGGCCGTCCGGAAATCGGTCGTCAGTCGTTCTCTATCGAAGCGGCGAACGAATTCGACCCGCTGTTCGAAGACGTCTACGACTGGTGCGAATTGCAGGAGCTGGACCTCGACACGCTGATCCACGAAGACGGCACGGCGCAGATGGAAATCAACTTCCGTCACGGTGACGCGCTGTCGCTGGCCGACCAGATCCTGGTGTTCAAACGCACCATGCGTGAAGCCGCGCTGAAGCACGACGTGGCCGCGACCTTCATGGCCAAGCCAATGACCGGCGAGCCGGGCAGTGCCATGCACTTGCACCAGAGCATCATCGATATCGAAACCGGCAAGAACGTCTTCTCCAACGAAGACGGGACCATGAGCCAGTTGTTCCTGCACCACATCGGTGGCCTGCAGAAACTGATCCCGGAATTGCTGCCGCTGTTCGCTCCGAACGTCAACTCGTTCCGCCGCTTCCTGCCGGACACCTCGGCACCAGTGAACGTGGAGTGGGGCGAAGAAAACCGCACCGTGGGCCTGCGCGTACCGGATGCCGGCCCGCAGAACCGTCGGGTGGAAAACCGCCTGCCGGGCGCTGACGCCAACCCTTACCTGGCGATTGCCGCGAGCCTGCTCTGCGGTTACATCGGCATGGTTGAAGGCCTCAACCCGAGCGCGCCAGTGGTCGGTCGTGGTTACGAGCGTCGCAACCTGCGCCTGCCGCTGACCATCGAGGATGCGCTGGAGCGTATGGAAAACAGCGCGACCATCGAGAAATACCTGGGCAAAACTTTCATCACTGGCTACGTCGCGGTCAAGCGGGCCGAGCATGAAAACTTCAAGCGCGTGATCAGTTCGTGGGAGCGTGAGTACCTGCTCTTCGCCGTCTGA
- the ssuB gene encoding aliphatic sulfonates ABC transporter ATP-binding protein produces MTAQQPPRLLRGIPLAVRNLQKTFGARQVLRDIDLHIPAGQFVAVVGRSGCGKSTLLRLLAGLDQPTGGDLLAGAAPLSDAREDTRLMFQEARLLPWKKIIDNVGLGLKGNWRAQALEALDAVGLADRANEWPAALSGGQKQRVALARALIHQPRLLLLDEPLGALDALTRIEMQQLIERLWQQHGFTVLLVTHDVSEAVAIADRVILIEDGEVGLDLHVELPRPRVRGSHRLAALETEVLNRVLSLPGEPPEPEPVSPLPTQLRWAQ; encoded by the coding sequence ATGACCGCTCAACAACCTCCACGCCTGCTGCGCGGGATTCCGCTGGCGGTGCGCAATCTGCAAAAGACTTTCGGTGCGCGGCAAGTATTGCGTGATATCGACCTGCACATCCCGGCGGGGCAATTCGTCGCCGTGGTCGGGCGCAGCGGTTGCGGCAAAAGCACTTTGCTGCGCTTGCTCGCCGGTCTCGACCAGCCGACTGGCGGTGACTTGCTGGCCGGCGCCGCACCGCTCAGCGATGCGCGGGAAGACACCCGATTGATGTTCCAGGAAGCACGCTTGCTGCCATGGAAAAAGATCATCGACAACGTCGGCCTCGGTCTCAAGGGCAACTGGCGTGCGCAAGCACTTGAAGCGCTGGACGCGGTCGGTCTGGCGGATCGCGCCAATGAATGGCCGGCGGCCTTGTCCGGTGGCCAAAAGCAGCGAGTCGCGCTGGCCCGGGCGTTGATCCATCAGCCGCGTCTGTTGTTGCTCGACGAACCGCTCGGCGCACTGGACGCGCTGACCCGAATTGAAATGCAGCAACTGATCGAACGGCTTTGGCAGCAACACGGTTTCACCGTGCTGCTGGTGACCCACGACGTCAGTGAAGCGGTAGCGATTGCCGACCGGGTGATTCTGATCGAGGACGGCGAAGTCGGCCTCGACCTGCATGTGGAGCTGCCACGCCCGCGAGTGCGTGGGTCGCACAGGCTGGCGGCGCTGGAAACCGAAGTGCTCAACCGTGTTCTGTCCCTGCCCGGCGAGCCGCCGGAGCCGGAACCTGTTTCACCACTGCCTACGCAATTGCGTTGGGCGCAATAA
- a CDS encoding polyamine ABC transporter substrate-binding protein — MKALGKKLAGKTLLALSVAGMMAGAVHADDKVLHVYNWSDYIAPDTIANFEKESGIKVVYDVFDSNETLEAKLLAGKSGYDVVVPSNNFLAKQIKAGVYQELDQSKLPNWKNLNQDLLKAVSISDPGNKHAFPYMWGSIGIGYNAEKVKAALGVDTIDSWDVLLKPENIAKLKGCGVSFLDSPTEMLPVALHYLGLPTDSQKKEDIKKAEELFLKIRPSITYFHSSKYISDLANGNICVAVGYSGDVQQAKSRAAEAGDKVKVSYAIPKEGAGSFFDMVAIPKDAENVEGAYKFMTFLQKPEVMAGITNAVRFPNGNAAATALVDKDITSDPGIYPPADVQAKLYAIADLPAATQRELTRSWTKIKSGK; from the coding sequence ATGAAGGCATTAGGTAAAAAGCTTGCTGGCAAGACTCTGCTCGCCCTGTCCGTCGCGGGCATGATGGCGGGTGCGGTTCACGCGGACGACAAGGTGTTGCACGTCTACAACTGGTCTGACTACATCGCTCCGGACACCATCGCCAACTTCGAGAAAGAGTCGGGGATCAAGGTCGTCTACGACGTATTCGACAGCAACGAAACCCTGGAAGCCAAACTGCTGGCAGGCAAGTCCGGCTACGACGTGGTCGTGCCATCGAACAACTTCCTGGCCAAGCAGATCAAGGCCGGCGTTTATCAGGAACTGGACCAGTCCAAGCTGCCTAACTGGAAGAACCTGAACCAGGACCTGCTCAAGGCTGTTTCGATCAGCGACCCGGGCAACAAACACGCCTTCCCGTACATGTGGGGCTCGATCGGCATCGGCTACAACGCGGAGAAGGTCAAGGCTGCGCTGGGCGTCGACACCATCGATTCGTGGGACGTGCTGCTCAAGCCGGAGAACATCGCCAAGCTCAAGGGCTGCGGTGTGAGCTTCCTCGATTCGCCGACCGAAATGCTTCCGGTCGCACTGCACTACCTGGGCCTGCCAACCGACAGCCAGAAGAAAGAAGACATCAAGAAAGCCGAGGAACTGTTCCTCAAGATTCGTCCTTCGATCACCTACTTCCACTCCTCCAAGTACATCTCGGACCTGGCCAACGGCAACATCTGCGTAGCGGTCGGCTACTCGGGTGACGTGCAGCAGGCCAAGTCGCGTGCTGCCGAGGCCGGTGACAAGGTCAAAGTCAGCTACGCCATTCCGAAGGAAGGCGCTGGCAGCTTCTTCGACATGGTCGCCATCCCTAAAGATGCCGAAAACGTTGAAGGCGCCTACAAGTTCATGACCTTCCTGCAGAAGCCTGAAGTCATGGCCGGCATCACCAACGCTGTACGTTTCCCGAACGGTAACGCGGCCGCCACCGCGCTGGTGGATAAAGACATCACCAGCGATCCAGGCATCTACCCGCCAGCCGACGTGCAGGCCAAGCTCTACGCAATTGCCGATCTGCCAGCGGCCACCCAGCGTGAACTGACCCGCAGCTGGACCAAAATCAAATCCGGTAAATAA
- the coaA gene encoding type I pantothenate kinase, translating into MTTKQNAAGHSPAHREYREFTREQWSAFRDDAAQSLSSAQMNALISPTQPMTREEVETILLPLARLLNLHAAAARSLGQVHSEFLGEPAHKPPFVIGISGSVAVGKSSFARVLSALLSSWPGSPDVQLVTTDSFLLPLATLEKNNLLHRKGFPESYDRALLLDFLHAVRNEGKPVQIPVYSHVQYDILADETQTIQSPDIIVLEGLNVLQEDKRDSLNVLDFVDFSIYVDAAQEDIKKWYLERFVYLKNTAFQSDESYFNKYKTLSNDEALSVASGTWDRVNLKNLVENILPTRDKASLILNKSADHSIDRILLRAI; encoded by the coding sequence ATGACGACGAAGCAGAATGCCGCAGGGCATTCGCCCGCTCACCGCGAGTACCGGGAATTCACTCGCGAGCAATGGTCTGCCTTCCGCGACGATGCGGCGCAGAGCCTTTCGTCTGCGCAAATGAATGCGCTGATCAGTCCGACCCAGCCCATGACGCGTGAGGAGGTAGAAACCATTCTGCTGCCTTTGGCGCGCCTGCTGAACCTGCACGCAGCCGCGGCGCGGTCGCTGGGGCAGGTGCACAGCGAGTTTTTGGGCGAACCGGCGCACAAACCACCCTTTGTCATTGGCATCTCTGGCAGTGTTGCGGTGGGTAAAAGCAGTTTTGCCCGGGTCTTGTCGGCACTTCTGTCGTCGTGGCCGGGTTCGCCTGATGTGCAGTTGGTGACCACCGACTCGTTTCTGTTGCCGCTGGCGACCCTCGAAAAGAACAACCTTTTGCACCGCAAAGGTTTTCCCGAGTCCTATGACCGGGCACTGCTTCTCGACTTTTTGCACGCCGTGCGCAACGAAGGAAAACCGGTGCAGATTCCGGTCTACTCGCACGTCCAGTACGACATTCTTGCCGATGAAACGCAGACCATTCAGTCGCCCGATATCATCGTTCTGGAAGGCCTGAATGTGCTGCAAGAGGACAAGCGCGACAGTTTGAACGTCCTCGATTTCGTCGACTTTTCGATCTACGTCGATGCCGCGCAAGAGGACATCAAGAAGTGGTACCTCGAACGCTTTGTCTACTTGAAGAACACCGCGTTCCAGTCTGACGAGTCGTACTTCAACAAGTACAAAACCCTGTCGAATGACGAGGCGCTGTCAGTGGCGTCCGGTACCTGGGACCGGGTCAACTTGAAAAATCTCGTCGAGAACATCCTGCCCACCCGCGACAAGGCCAGCCTGATTCTCAACAAGTCGGCCGATCACTCCATCGACAGGATTCTGCTCCGGGCGATCTGA
- a CDS encoding aspartate aminotransferase family protein yields MTSNNPQTREWQALSNDHHLAPFSDFKQLKEKGPRIITNAKGVYLWDSEGNKILDGMAGLWCVAIGYGRDELADAAAKQMRELPYYNLFFQTAHPPALELAKAIADVAPEGMNHVFFTGSGSEGNDTMLRMVRHYWAIKGQPNKKVIISRKNGYHGSTVAGASLGGMTYMHEQGDLPIPGIVHIAQPYWFAEGGDMSPEEFGIWAANQLEEKILEVGVDNVGAFIAEPIQGAGGVIIPPDTYWPRIKEILAKYDILFVADEVICGFGRTGQWFGSDFYDLKPDMMTIAKGLTSGYIPMGGLIVRDEVVKVLNEGGDFNHGFTYSGHPVAAAVGLENIRILRDEKIIENAHNETAPYLQKRLRELNDHPLVGEVRGVGLLGAIELVQDKATRKRYEGKGVGMICRQFCFDNGLIMRAVGDTMIIAPPLVISKAEIDELVTKARKCLDLTLSALQG; encoded by the coding sequence ATGACCAGCAACAACCCGCAAACCCGCGAGTGGCAAGCACTCAGCAATGATCATCACCTGGCCCCGTTCAGCGACTTCAAGCAGCTGAAAGAGAAAGGCCCGCGGATTATCACCAACGCCAAGGGCGTTTACCTGTGGGACAGCGAAGGCAACAAGATCCTCGACGGCATGGCCGGTCTGTGGTGCGTGGCCATCGGTTACGGTCGTGATGAACTGGCTGACGCCGCCGCCAAACAGATGCGCGAACTGCCTTATTACAACCTGTTCTTCCAGACCGCCCACCCGCCGGCACTGGAACTGGCCAAGGCTATCGCCGATGTCGCGCCGGAAGGCATGAACCACGTGTTCTTCACCGGTTCCGGTTCCGAAGGCAACGACACCATGCTGCGTATGGTTCGCCACTACTGGGCGATCAAGGGCCAGCCGAACAAGAAAGTCATCATCAGCCGCAAGAACGGTTATCACGGTTCCACCGTGGCCGGTGCGAGCCTTGGTGGCATGACCTATATGCACGAGCAGGGCGACTTGCCGATCCCGGGCATCGTCCACATCGCCCAGCCGTACTGGTTCGCCGAAGGCGGCGACATGTCGCCGGAAGAGTTCGGCATCTGGGCAGCCAATCAGCTGGAAGAAAAGATTCTCGAAGTCGGCGTGGATAACGTTGGTGCCTTTATTGCCGAGCCGATTCAGGGTGCCGGCGGCGTGATCATCCCGCCAGACACCTACTGGCCGCGCATCAAGGAAATCCTTGCCAAGTACGACATCCTGTTCGTGGCGGACGAAGTGATCTGCGGTTTCGGCCGTACCGGGCAGTGGTTCGGCAGCGATTTCTACGACCTCAAACCCGACATGATGACCATCGCCAAAGGCCTGACTTCCGGCTACATCCCGATGGGTGGCCTGATCGTGCGCGACGAAGTGGTGAAGGTGCTCAACGAAGGCGGCGACTTCAATCACGGCTTCACCTACTCCGGTCACCCGGTGGCGGCAGCGGTGGGTCTGGAAAACATCCGCATTCTGCGCGACGAGAAAATTATCGAGAACGCGCACAACGAAACGGCACCGTATTTGCAGAAACGTCTGCGCGAGCTGAACGATCACCCGCTGGTGGGGGAAGTGCGCGGGGTTGGTCTGCTGGGCGCGATCGAACTGGTGCAGGACAAGGCCACTCGCAAGCGTTACGAAGGCAAGGGTGTCGGCATGATCTGCCGTCAGTTCTGCTTCGACAACGGGCTGATCATGCGCGCTGTGGGCGACACCATGATCATCGCGCCGCCGCTGGTGATCAGCAAAGCGGAGATCGATGAGCTGGTTACAAAGGCACGCAAGTGTCTGGACCTGACCCTCAGTGCGTTGCAGGGCTAA